In the genome of Microbacterium saperdae, one region contains:
- a CDS encoding MaoC family dehydratase codes for MSVRMIDGVRELRTLVGSELGVSPWLEVAQDRVDAFADITEDRQWIHVDPEMAADGPFGGTVAHGYLTLALLPTLAARTYRVDDISAVVNYGLERVRFPRPIRVGEHIRDRITLASMGEFRAGARLVIDHYVEVRGSTSPACVAQTVSLLASAGGDS; via the coding sequence ATGAGCGTGCGCATGATCGACGGAGTCCGCGAGCTGCGCACCCTCGTGGGAAGCGAACTCGGCGTCAGCCCTTGGCTGGAGGTAGCTCAGGATCGGGTGGACGCGTTCGCGGACATCACCGAGGACCGGCAGTGGATCCACGTCGACCCTGAAATGGCAGCGGACGGGCCGTTCGGGGGGACGGTGGCGCACGGTTACCTGACCCTCGCGCTGCTCCCCACGCTCGCTGCGAGAACCTATCGTGTCGACGACATCTCCGCCGTGGTGAACTATGGGCTCGAGAGAGTGCGCTTCCCCAGGCCGATCCGTGTGGGAGAGCACATCCGCGATCGAATCACTCTGGCCTCGATGGGCGAGTTCCGGGCGGGTGCGCGTCTCGTGATCGACCACTACGTGGAAGTGCGCGGTTCGACTTCACCAGCTTGCGTGGCACAGACCGTGTCCCTTTTGGCATCTGCGGGCGGAGACTCATGA
- a CDS encoding thiolase family protein, translated as MVAFLVGGVRTPVGRYGGVLSGVRTDDLAAVVLAEVVRRAGLDAAHVDEVILGCTNQAGEDNRNVARMAVLLAGYPVDVPAITVNRLCASGLSAIISAAQMVECGAADIVVAGGVESMSRAPWVLAKPEKPFSKPGEIAETSIGSRFVNPRHQPESTMSMPETAEAVARLDGITREDADSFALLSHRRAVTAIDEGRLDAEIVPVQTPTCVVTRDEGPRRDTSMERLGSLRPVVSADGVVTAGNASSLNDGASAILVVSERAIRRFGLQPRARVVAGAAAGVEPRFMGLGPVPATEKVLHRSGWSMGGIDAVELNEAFATQSLACLRRLAIDPGIVNTDGGAIALGHPLGSSGARITITLLGRMERADARRGLATLCVGVGQGVALLVEAP; from the coding sequence ATGGTGGCGTTTCTGGTGGGTGGCGTGCGCACACCCGTCGGGCGATACGGCGGGGTGTTGTCGGGCGTGCGGACGGACGACCTTGCGGCCGTGGTCCTCGCTGAGGTCGTCCGCCGGGCGGGACTCGATGCGGCGCATGTCGATGAGGTCATCCTCGGCTGCACGAATCAGGCGGGGGAGGATAACCGGAACGTTGCACGGATGGCTGTGCTCCTCGCGGGCTATCCCGTCGATGTGCCCGCCATCACGGTGAATCGTCTGTGTGCGTCTGGCCTGTCGGCGATAATCTCTGCCGCGCAGATGGTGGAATGCGGGGCGGCCGACATCGTCGTCGCGGGCGGGGTCGAGTCGATGTCGCGTGCGCCGTGGGTCCTGGCGAAGCCGGAGAAGCCGTTCTCCAAGCCGGGAGAGATCGCGGAGACCTCGATCGGATCACGGTTCGTCAATCCTCGTCATCAGCCCGAGTCGACGATGTCGATGCCGGAGACGGCCGAGGCCGTCGCCCGGCTCGATGGCATAACCAGAGAGGATGCGGATTCGTTCGCTCTGCTTTCGCACCGTCGAGCAGTTACCGCGATCGACGAGGGACGACTGGATGCCGAGATCGTTCCGGTGCAGACTCCGACCTGTGTCGTCACTCGTGACGAAGGTCCGCGGCGAGACACCAGCATGGAGAGACTCGGATCACTCCGCCCCGTCGTCTCTGCCGATGGGGTGGTCACCGCGGGCAACGCGAGCTCTCTCAACGACGGCGCATCGGCGATTCTGGTGGTCAGCGAACGGGCGATCCGGCGCTTCGGCCTTCAGCCGCGCGCCCGCGTCGTTGCCGGGGCCGCAGCCGGAGTCGAGCCCCGCTTCATGGGACTGGGGCCCGTCCCGGCGACCGAGAAGGTGCTGCACCGGAGCGGATGGTCCATGGGCGGCATTGACGCCGTCGAGCTGAACGAAGCCTTCGCGACACAGTCCCTCGCCTGCCTTCGCAGGCTGGCCATCGACCCAGGCATCGTGAACACGGATGGCGGCGCGATCGCCTTGGGGCATCCTCTCGGGTCTTCCGGGGCGCGGATCACCATCACCCTTCTGGGGCGGATGGAGCGCGCTGATGCCCGGCGCGGCCTTGCCACACTCTGTGTCGGCGTCGGACAGGGCGTCGCCCTCCTCGTTGAGGCGCCATGA
- the fabG gene encoding 3-oxoacyl-ACP reductase FabG — protein MESSGVKPSRRFGSQIAVVTGAAGGIGHATALRLAREGATSVIIDLDAQRTEAAVAAIGADLEVADSGGGAFGIACDVSDSSAVEHTFAEIVARFGGIDVLVNNAGITRDNLLFKLERPDWDAVMTTNLTSVYLCCRAAQSSMVDRGRGRIVNVSSRSALGNRGQANYAAAKAGVQGLTATLAIELGPFGITVNAVAPGYIATGMTASTARRVGLSAEEHMAIAAERTPLRRVGVPDDIASVIVFFASDDAGYVSGQTLYVNGGAR, from the coding sequence ATGGAATCCAGTGGGGTGAAGCCGTCGCGGAGGTTCGGCAGCCAGATCGCTGTGGTCACCGGTGCAGCCGGGGGCATCGGTCATGCGACGGCGTTGAGACTCGCTCGTGAGGGGGCGACGTCCGTGATCATCGACCTCGACGCACAGCGCACCGAGGCTGCGGTGGCAGCGATCGGTGCGGACCTCGAGGTCGCGGACTCCGGCGGAGGGGCGTTCGGGATCGCTTGCGATGTGTCAGACAGCAGCGCCGTCGAACACACGTTCGCCGAGATCGTCGCCCGTTTCGGCGGGATAGACGTCCTCGTGAACAACGCCGGGATCACACGAGACAACCTGCTGTTCAAGCTGGAGCGACCCGACTGGGACGCGGTGATGACGACGAACCTGACAAGCGTCTACCTCTGCTGTCGCGCAGCACAGAGTTCGATGGTCGACCGCGGTCGAGGGCGTATCGTCAACGTCAGCTCGCGCTCGGCTTTGGGCAACCGCGGGCAGGCCAACTATGCGGCCGCGAAGGCAGGCGTGCAAGGGCTGACGGCGACCCTGGCCATCGAGCTCGGCCCCTTCGGGATCACCGTGAACGCGGTCGCGCCCGGCTATATCGCGACGGGAATGACCGCGTCCACTGCCCGCCGAGTGGGTTTGTCGGCCGAGGAGCATATGGCGATCGCTGCCGAACGCACGCCGTTGCGTCGCGTCGGGGTTCCCGACGACATCGCCTCGGTCATCGTCTTCTTCGCGAGTGACGATGCCGGCTATGTGTCCGGTCAGACCCTTTACGTCAACGGGGGAGCTCGCTGA
- a CDS encoding acyl-CoA dehydrogenase family protein — translation MNHLAADRYRSYYLLDDTLGAQERDVASRVRAFVDRDLLPVINEYWERAEFPHQLVPLLADLDVAGGAIEGYGCPRLTRLGVGIVARELSRGDGSMNTFLAVHSGLTMGSISMLGDEEQKSRWLPDMARLRKIGAFALTEPEHGSDSVALETSARREGDFYILNGRKRWIGNASFADIVVIWARDEDDGHVKGFVLEKHDDGTFPSGYETTVITGKIGKRAVLQPDVVLKDLRIPVGNRLAHAETFRDVSRVLATTRSGAAWEALGHATAAYEIALAYAGERSQFGRPIASFQLVQHRLANMLSELTAMELICFRLADLSGRGQMTSAMASLAKMHTAQKGRWICSTARDILGGNGLLLENHVARHLTDMEVVHTYEGTDSIQALIVGRDITGVSAFA, via the coding sequence ATGAATCATCTGGCAGCTGATCGTTACCGGAGCTATTACCTGTTGGACGACACATTGGGGGCGCAGGAGCGGGACGTAGCCTCCCGCGTCCGAGCTTTCGTCGATCGCGACCTTCTGCCCGTCATCAACGAGTACTGGGAGCGGGCCGAGTTCCCTCACCAGCTCGTCCCCCTGCTCGCCGATCTGGATGTTGCAGGCGGTGCGATCGAGGGATACGGATGTCCGAGGCTCACACGGCTCGGTGTAGGAATCGTCGCGCGGGAGCTCAGCCGCGGCGATGGCTCGATGAACACCTTCCTCGCCGTCCACTCGGGGCTGACCATGGGATCCATCAGCATGCTCGGTGATGAGGAGCAGAAGAGCCGATGGCTGCCGGATATGGCCCGTCTTCGCAAGATCGGAGCCTTCGCTCTCACGGAGCCGGAGCACGGCTCGGACTCCGTGGCGCTGGAGACCAGTGCTCGTCGCGAAGGTGACTTCTATATCCTCAACGGGCGGAAGCGCTGGATCGGCAACGCGAGTTTCGCTGACATCGTTGTCATCTGGGCGCGCGACGAGGACGACGGCCATGTGAAGGGATTCGTCCTTGAGAAGCACGACGACGGTACCTTCCCGAGCGGCTATGAGACCACGGTAATCACCGGCAAGATAGGCAAAAGAGCGGTGCTCCAGCCCGATGTCGTCCTGAAAGACCTGCGTATCCCCGTCGGGAATCGTCTCGCGCACGCAGAAACGTTCCGCGACGTGTCACGAGTGCTTGCGACGACGCGCAGCGGCGCGGCCTGGGAGGCGCTGGGACATGCGACTGCCGCCTATGAGATCGCCCTCGCCTATGCGGGGGAGCGCTCACAGTTCGGGCGTCCGATCGCCTCGTTCCAACTCGTCCAGCACCGGCTCGCGAACATGCTGTCCGAGCTCACCGCAATGGAGCTGATCTGCTTCCGGCTGGCCGACCTCTCCGGTCGAGGTCAGATGACCAGTGCCATGGCGTCGCTCGCCAAGATGCACACGGCACAGAAAGGACGGTGGATCTGCTCGACAGCTCGCGACATCCTGGGCGGCAATGGACTTCTCCTCGAGAACCATGTCGCTCGCCATCTGACCGACATGGAGGTCGTCCACACCTATGAGGGAACCGACAGCATCCAGGCGCTCATCGTCGGGCGCGACATCACCGGCGTCTCGGCGTTCGCATAG
- a CDS encoding CaiB/BaiF CoA transferase family protein, translating to MLLADMGATVVKVESPRGDDTRRWMPPDRGGEASYYLSVNRNKFSVVLDLTDPADRQAAIQLADRADILIENFRPGSMDKYGLGYEALRRTRPDLVYASVTGFGAAGGAALGGYDLLAQALSGFMSVTGPEDGDPHRAGVAVFDVITGLHAAIGVLAALRHRDLTGQGQRIEVNLLSSALSGMVNQTAAWVTAGVEPGRTGNEHPSLYPYEPMQTGDGALVLAVGNDAQFVKLCDVLCLHDAARDPRYATVRDRNQHRVALRAAITERLAARTAHEWFDILSVEGIPCAPILSIAEGIAFAERLGLDPVAWTGQGPRRMPTVRHPIDFSATPATHLTSPPELGQDDARVRAWLREGGDLRSPDGAAVISPIVTEPTEGHDESSGS from the coding sequence ATGCTGCTGGCGGACATGGGGGCCACCGTGGTCAAGGTGGAGTCTCCGCGCGGTGACGACACGCGCCGGTGGATGCCTCCGGACAGAGGAGGAGAAGCCTCCTACTATCTTTCGGTGAACCGTAACAAGTTCTCGGTCGTCCTGGACCTCACTGATCCTGCTGACAGGCAAGCCGCCATACAACTGGCCGATCGCGCGGACATTCTCATCGAGAACTTCCGTCCGGGAAGCATGGACAAATACGGACTCGGTTACGAAGCCCTCAGACGGACTCGTCCTGACCTGGTATACGCATCCGTCACAGGCTTTGGTGCGGCGGGAGGCGCAGCGCTTGGGGGATACGACCTGCTGGCACAGGCGCTCTCCGGGTTCATGAGCGTCACGGGGCCGGAGGACGGAGATCCTCATCGCGCCGGCGTCGCGGTGTTCGACGTCATCACCGGTCTGCATGCCGCGATAGGAGTGCTCGCAGCACTGCGCCACCGGGACCTGACCGGGCAGGGGCAGCGAATCGAGGTGAACCTGCTGTCCTCGGCTCTTTCGGGGATGGTCAACCAGACCGCCGCGTGGGTCACTGCCGGGGTGGAGCCGGGACGCACCGGCAACGAGCATCCGAGCCTCTACCCCTATGAGCCGATGCAGACAGGGGACGGCGCATTGGTCCTGGCGGTTGGCAACGACGCTCAGTTCGTCAAGCTCTGCGATGTCCTCTGTCTTCATGACGCGGCTCGTGACCCTCGATATGCCACCGTTCGAGATCGTAACCAGCACCGTGTGGCCCTCCGTGCGGCCATCACAGAGCGCCTGGCGGCTCGAACCGCACACGAGTGGTTCGACATCTTGTCTGTGGAGGGGATTCCCTGCGCGCCGATACTCTCGATCGCGGAAGGCATCGCCTTCGCGGAACGGCTCGGTCTCGATCCCGTGGCGTGGACGGGACAGGGACCGCGGAGGATGCCGACTGTGCGTCATCCCATTGATTTCAGCGCTACCCCCGCCACACACCTCACCTCACCGCCTGAGCTGGGGCAGGATGACGCCCGGGTGCGAGCGTGGCTCCGCGAGGGAGGAGATCTCCGTTCGCCAGACGGGGCGGCAGTCATCTCACCGATCGTCACGGAACCCACGGAGGGGCACGATGAATCATCTGGCAGCTGA